In Pseudomonas sp. DNDY-54, a genomic segment contains:
- the pilQ gene encoding type IV pilus secretin PilQ — protein MNTSLSRLGLSLLAVLISPALLAANLNSLDVASLPGDRVELKLAFDEPVPTPRGYTLDQPARIALDLPGVSSNLASKNRELGVGNARSVTVVEAQGRTRLIVNLTALVPYSTRVDGNNLFVVLGESGASPAAVSAAPLAPVAKTAPVAAMAASKSITNIDFRRGEGGAGDVVITLSDPTISPSIEEQGGKIRVSFAKTQLPESLRVRLDVQDFATPVKFVDSSSKAEGASIAIEPTGRYDYLAYQTDDKLTISVKPLSEADAEKRKAEHFTYSGEKLSLNFQDIDVRSVLQLIADFTDLNLVASDTVQGNITLRLQNVPWDQALELVLKTKGLDKRQVGNVLLVAPADEIAARERQELESQRQIAELAPLRREVVQVNYAKASDIARLFQSVTDQGGASEDRGSIAVDDRTNNIIAYQTQERLDELRRIVAQLDIPVRQVMIEARIVEANVDYDKSLGVKWGGNLNLNDNWSAYGRGAEGLTLEEGGEGEPDIINRPFNLPFVDMGAIGANSGIGLGFVTNNAILDLQLSAMEKTGNGEVVSQPKVVTADKETAKILKGSEVPYQEASSSGATSTSFKEAALSLEVTPQITPDNRIIMEVKVTKDEPDFSQAASTGGIPAIRKNEVNAKVLVTDGETIVIGGVFSNTQSKSVDKVPFLGDLPFVGRVFRRDLVQDRKSELLVFITPRIMNNQAIQASR, from the coding sequence TTTCGATGAGCCGGTGCCGACGCCGCGCGGCTACACACTTGACCAGCCAGCGCGCATCGCGCTGGATTTGCCGGGTGTTTCCAGCAATCTTGCATCCAAGAACCGCGAGCTGGGTGTCGGCAATGCCCGTAGCGTGACGGTCGTTGAGGCGCAAGGCAGAACTCGCCTCATCGTAAACCTGACGGCGCTCGTTCCATACTCGACCCGTGTGGACGGAAACAATCTATTCGTCGTGCTAGGCGAGAGCGGTGCTTCACCGGCCGCTGTATCCGCCGCTCCGCTTGCGCCGGTGGCCAAGACTGCTCCAGTCGCCGCGATGGCAGCGAGCAAGTCGATCACCAATATCGATTTCCGTCGCGGAGAGGGTGGTGCGGGCGACGTGGTTATCACGCTATCGGACCCGACGATCAGTCCCAGCATCGAGGAGCAGGGCGGCAAGATTCGTGTCTCTTTCGCCAAGACACAACTGCCAGAGTCGCTACGCGTCCGGTTGGACGTGCAGGATTTCGCCACACCGGTCAAGTTCGTCGACTCAAGCAGTAAGGCTGAAGGGGCGAGTATTGCTATCGAGCCGACGGGACGATACGACTATCTCGCCTACCAGACCGATGACAAGCTAACAATCAGCGTTAAGCCGCTTAGCGAAGCGGATGCCGAAAAGCGAAAGGCTGAACACTTCACTTATTCTGGAGAGAAGCTGTCGCTGAACTTTCAGGATATCGATGTGCGGTCTGTGCTGCAGCTGATTGCAGACTTTACTGACCTTAACTTGGTGGCGAGCGATACCGTACAGGGCAATATTACATTGCGTCTGCAGAATGTACCTTGGGACCAGGCGTTAGAACTCGTATTGAAGACCAAGGGTCTCGATAAGCGGCAGGTTGGCAATGTGTTGTTGGTCGCGCCGGCAGATGAGATCGCCGCCCGGGAGCGTCAGGAACTGGAGTCGCAGCGGCAGATTGCTGAGTTGGCGCCCCTGCGTCGCGAGGTCGTGCAGGTTAACTATGCGAAAGCTTCCGATATTGCTCGGCTGTTCCAGTCCGTTACGGACCAGGGCGGTGCGAGTGAGGATCGTGGGTCTATCGCTGTAGATGACCGCACGAATAATATCATCGCGTATCAGACTCAAGAGCGTCTCGACGAGCTGCGACGGATCGTTGCTCAGCTGGACATTCCGGTGCGCCAAGTGATGATCGAGGCTCGCATCGTTGAGGCGAATGTTGATTACGATAAAAGCCTGGGTGTCAAGTGGGGCGGCAACCTGAACCTGAATGACAATTGGAGCGCCTACGGAAGGGGGGCGGAGGGCTTAACATTAGAAGAGGGTGGGGAAGGTGAGCCGGATATCATTAATCGTCCGTTTAATCTACCGTTTGTAGATATGGGGGCGATTGGTGCGAACTCCGGTATTGGTCTGGGCTTTGTGACAAACAACGCTATTCTAGACCTGCAACTTTCAGCGATGGAAAAGACCGGTAATGGTGAGGTCGTTTCGCAGCCTAAGGTTGTAACGGCTGATAAAGAGACGGCGAAGATTTTGAAAGGGTCCGAGGTTCCTTATCAGGAAGCGAGTTCCAGCGGTGCAACCAGCACTTCGTTCAAAGAGGCGGCCCTGTCGCTTGAGGTTACTCCGCAGATTACGCCAGACAACCGGATTATCATGGAGGTGAAGGTCACCAAAGATGAGCCAGATTTCTCGCAGGCGGCTAGTACTGGCGGTATCCCCGCCATCCGCAAGAACGAAGTCAATGCGAAGGTATTGGTTACCGATGGTGAGACGATCGTGATCGGCGGCGTGTTCTCCAATACGCAGAGCAAGTCCGTCGACAAGGTTCCGTTCCTAGGCGATCTGCCGTTCGTGGGTCGGGTGTTCCGTCGCGACTTGGTGCAGGATCGAAAGTCTGAACTGCTGGTGTTCATCAC